A stretch of the Saprospiraceae bacterium genome encodes the following:
- a CDS encoding hydroxymethylglutaryl-CoA lyase, whose protein sequence is MSHSIKLIECPRDAMQGLHDFVPTELKINYLQQLIDTGFDALDFGSFVSVKAIPQMQDTHQVVEQLNLKHSNTKLIAIVANKRGAEEAILYPQISYVGYPFSVSETFQIRNTNSSIPDSVERIKQIHELCSKSGKEMLIYISMAFGNPYGDPWNAEIVLHWVDALYKLGIKTFALSDTIGVAEPESIRYLFSHLIPVYSQIEFGAHFHTVPELWEEKLIAAFESGCYRFDGAIYGYGGCPMAKDDLTGNMPTEHLISYFKSRGLINHINLDHFSGAMITAKKIFDTYH, encoded by the coding sequence ATGAGTCACTCTATAAAATTAATTGAATGTCCACGGGATGCAATGCAAGGTTTACATGATTTTGTGCCAACTGAGCTTAAAATTAACTACCTCCAACAATTAATTGATACCGGGTTTGATGCTTTAGATTTTGGAAGTTTTGTTTCGGTTAAAGCGATACCTCAGATGCAGGATACTCACCAAGTTGTTGAACAATTAAATTTAAAACATTCAAATACAAAGCTCATAGCAATAGTTGCCAATAAGCGAGGCGCTGAAGAAGCTATCTTATACCCTCAAATTAGTTATGTGGGTTATCCATTTTCTGTTTCAGAAACATTCCAAATTCGAAACACAAATTCGAGCATACCTGATTCTGTTGAACGAATTAAACAAATTCATGAATTGTGTTCAAAAAGTGGAAAAGAAATGCTCATATATATTTCAATGGCTTTCGGGAATCCGTATGGAGATCCCTGGAATGCTGAAATCGTTTTGCATTGGGTCGATGCTTTATATAAATTAGGAATTAAAACATTTGCATTGTCAGATACAATAGGCGTAGCCGAACCAGAATCGATCCGCTATTTGTTTAGTCATTTAATACCAGTTTATTCTCAAATTGAATTTGGGGCACATTTTCATACAGTGCCTGAATTGTGGGAAGAAAAATTAATAGCAGCATTCGAATCTGGTTGCTATCGTTTTGATGGAGCCATTTATGGATACGGTGGATGCCCAATGGCTAAAGATGATTTAACTGGGAACATGCCAACGGAACATTTGATTTCATATTTTAAAAGCCGCGGCCTAATCAATCATATAAATTTAGATCATTTTTCAGGAGCTATGATTACCGCAAAGAAAATATTTGATACGTATCATTAA